Proteins from a genomic interval of Megalopta genalis isolate 19385.01 unplaced genomic scaffold, iyMegGena1_principal scaffold0020, whole genome shotgun sequence:
- the Nrk1 gene encoding nicotinamide riboside kinase: MSTKKWIVFGISGCTCSGKTTLTNQLKKKFGNSVLICQDSYYFPINDPRHKTIAKLSHMNWEIITSLDMDKMRSDVLKLITSPEEDTFPVTNDKKILILDGFLLFACKVISNLCDKKYFLTLTKDQCWERRKDRCYDPPDVPGYFEQVVWPEYVKHKNELMKDKDLYKTITFIDGSKNKEEIFEMVFADIKKLLS; encoded by the coding sequence ATGTCTACAAAAAAGTGGATTGTATTTGGTATTTCTGGATGCACATGCAGTGGTAAAACAACCTTAACTAATCAACTTAAGAAGAAATTTGGAAACTCTGTTCTTATATGTCAAGATAGCTATTACTTTCCAATTAATGATCCACGACATAAAACTATAGCAAAACTCAGTCACATGAACTGGGAAATAATCACCAGTTTAGATATGGATAAAATGCGATCGGATGTTTTAAAGTTAATTACGTCACCAGAAGAAGACACGTTTCCCGTGACAAATGATAAGAAGATTTTAATATTGGATGGATTTTTACTCTTTGCATGTAAGGTTATTTCAAACTTATGCGATAAGAAATATTTCTTAACGTTAACTAAAGATCAGTGTTGGGAAAGAAGGAAGGATAGATGTTATGATCCACCTGATGTTCCTGGATACTTTGAGCAGGTTGTATGGCCAGAATATGTGAAACATAAAAACGAATTAATGAAAGACAAAGATTTATATAAAACAATAACATTCATTGATGGAtcaaaaaataaagaagaaatatttGAAATGGTTTTTGCAGACATAAAAAAATTACTATCATAA